A stretch of Acaryochloris thomasi RCC1774 DNA encodes these proteins:
- a CDS encoding Rpn family recombination-promoting nuclease/putative transposase — MRRDPLFYKLFQQSPELLFDLLGERPNNAAGYRFDSVAVKEPKFEIDGVFLPPEGDEPGVVFFCEVQMQKDEELYERLFSESALYFYRNSARFSDWQAVIIYPSRAAEQSKLHPHRSLLNGNQVHRVYLNEAGEIDSLPIAVGAMVLTIVKENEAPEAARDLIARTEQAGFTLEKRRDIIDIVTSIMVYKLKNASRAEVKAMLGLDLTEEPRAIREAKAEGKEEGILSVVMRQLTYRLGQMLPEEMRSHLASLSLPELEDLSEALLDFTSLADLQSWLEER, encoded by the coding sequence ATGCGGCGTGACCCTCTGTTCTACAAGCTGTTTCAGCAATCGCCCGAGCTGCTGTTCGATCTGCTGGGGGAAAGACCGAATAATGCGGCTGGCTATCGATTCGATTCAGTTGCCGTCAAGGAACCCAAGTTCGAAATTGACGGGGTGTTCCTGCCGCCAGAGGGAGATGAACCAGGTGTCGTTTTCTTCTGCGAAGTCCAGATGCAAAAGGATGAAGAACTCTACGAGCGATTGTTTAGTGAATCGGCGCTGTACTTTTACCGCAACAGCGCTCGTTTTTCAGATTGGCAGGCGGTGATCATTTATCCTTCTCGCGCGGCTGAACAGAGTAAGCTTCATCCCCATCGATCGCTGCTCAATGGCAACCAGGTTCATCGCGTATATCTGAATGAGGCGGGAGAGATCGACTCTCTTCCGATTGCTGTAGGGGCAATGGTGTTGACGATTGTGAAAGAGAATGAAGCGCCTGAAGCTGCGAGGGATCTGATCGCACGTACTGAGCAGGCGGGATTCACTTTGGAGAAAAGACGAGACATAATAGACATAGTGACTTCAATTATGGTGTACAAACTAAAGAACGCGAGTCGAGCGGAGGTCAAGGCAATGTTAGGTCTAGATTTAACAGAGGAACCTCGTGCTATTCGAGAGGCCAAGGCAGAGGGAAAAGAGGAGGGGATTTTATCTGTGGTGATGCGCCAGTTGACTTATCGCCTAGGACAAATGCTGCCGGAAGAAATGCGATCGCACCTTGCCTCTCTTTCTTTGCCTGAACTTGAAGATTTGAGTGAGGCACTGCTAGATTTCACGAGTTTGGCAGATTTACAGAGCTGGCTGGAGGAGCGGTAG
- a CDS encoding FecCD family ABC transporter permease produces MKQQWLILRPSSLPISMHLDRRVPAIILGLVLVTLAAMVLSVGQGEYFVPPLDVIKTVLGLETDNPDYAFIVMTLRLPRTLVAWGVGMGLAIAGTITQGITRNPLASPGIIGVNAGASLAAVTLIVLYPELPIAFIPLAAFGGALTVAILIYLLAWKGGSSPVRLVLVGVGFSLIAGALTNLMVTFGNIYNVSQALVWLAGSVYGRSWEQLTVFAPWLLVFGFLSLLMSRELNALQLGDDIARSLGSRLEVQRGLLLLSSVALAGSSVATAGSISFVGLMAPHIGRQMVGPSHEGLLPVAALTGGLVVVVADLCGRLLFAPIELPCGIITAVIGAPYFLYLLIRDG; encoded by the coding sequence ATGAAACAGCAATGGCTCATTTTGCGTCCCTCAAGTTTGCCGATCTCGATGCACTTAGATCGACGAGTTCCAGCGATCATATTGGGATTAGTCTTAGTTACGTTGGCGGCAATGGTTCTGAGCGTGGGGCAAGGTGAATATTTTGTTCCGCCGCTGGATGTGATTAAAACGGTGCTGGGTCTTGAGACAGATAATCCAGACTATGCCTTTATTGTGATGACTCTGCGGCTACCGAGAACTTTAGTTGCCTGGGGTGTAGGAATGGGACTTGCGATCGCAGGCACAATCACCCAAGGAATTACTCGAAATCCCCTCGCATCACCCGGCATCATCGGCGTTAACGCTGGAGCCTCCCTAGCCGCCGTCACCCTAATTGTGCTCTACCCAGAATTGCCCATCGCTTTTATCCCCCTCGCGGCTTTCGGTGGCGCACTAACCGTCGCCATTCTCATTTATCTACTGGCCTGGAAAGGTGGTAGCTCACCCGTGCGTTTGGTTCTGGTTGGCGTTGGCTTCAGCTTGATTGCGGGTGCCTTAACTAACTTGATGGTTACCTTTGGCAATATCTATAACGTGAGTCAGGCATTGGTGTGGCTAGCCGGTAGCGTCTACGGTCGCAGTTGGGAGCAGTTGACGGTGTTTGCCCCCTGGCTACTGGTGTTTGGGTTCCTTAGCCTACTCATGAGCCGAGAACTCAATGCTCTGCAGCTTGGAGACGATATTGCTCGAAGCTTGGGCAGTCGTCTAGAAGTGCAGCGAGGGTTACTGTTGCTAAGCAGCGTGGCCCTGGCCGGATCTTCAGTGGCAACGGCAGGCAGTATTAGCTTTGTGGGCTTGATGGCTCCTCATATTGGACGGCAAATGGTAGGACCGTCCCATGAAGGACTGTTGCCGGTGGCGGCGTTGACGGGTGGGTTAGTGGTAGTTGTCGCTGATTTATGCGGACGCTTACTGTTTGCCCCCATTGAACTACCCTGTGGGATTATCACTGCCGTGATTGGTGCGCCTTACTTTTTATATTTGTTGATTCGCGATGGCTGA
- a CDS encoding FecCD family ABC transporter permease produces MGLGILVGLGLLCICFMASVALGVADISLQTVFHSLTAFDGSTEQLIIRTVRLPRSFTAVLVGGSVAVAGAMMQGLTRNPLADPGILGINAGASLAVVGSVFWLGTTSLSIYAGFALLGAGIAAVTVYFLGSLGRGGLTPLNLTIAGAAFTALVSSITTGVLILSQRTLEEIRFWLAGSVAGRDLDLVVQVLPFLAVGMIIALLMGKQLTTLSLGEDIAQGLGQNTLWIKVAAAVSIVLLAGGSVAIAGPIGFVGLIIPHIVRFWVGVDYRWILPYSAITGAILLLIADIGARLIIQPQELPVGLVMPLVGAPFFIYLTRWQVRR; encoded by the coding sequence ATGGGTTTGGGGATACTTGTGGGGTTAGGGCTGCTTTGCATCTGTTTTATGGCCAGTGTGGCTTTGGGTGTTGCGGATATCAGCCTGCAGACGGTTTTCCATTCTCTAACTGCATTTGATGGCTCGACAGAACAACTTATTATCCGCACCGTTAGGCTACCGCGCTCCTTCACCGCTGTGCTTGTGGGGGGATCCGTTGCCGTCGCCGGAGCCATGATGCAGGGATTGACCCGGAATCCTCTGGCAGATCCCGGTATCTTGGGGATTAATGCTGGGGCTTCACTCGCCGTTGTCGGGTCGGTCTTTTGGCTCGGCACAACCTCACTGAGCATCTATGCCGGATTCGCTCTTCTAGGGGCAGGAATTGCAGCCGTCACCGTCTACTTCCTGGGCTCATTGGGGCGCGGCGGATTGACGCCGCTCAATCTCACTATTGCGGGGGCCGCTTTCACTGCGCTGGTCTCCTCGATTACGACAGGCGTCTTAATTTTGAGCCAGCGCACTCTAGAAGAAATCCGCTTTTGGTTAGCTGGATCGGTGGCGGGTCGAGACCTCGATTTGGTGGTGCAGGTTCTACCTTTTCTAGCCGTTGGTATGATTATTGCCTTGTTAATGGGGAAACAGCTCACGACCCTGAGCCTGGGTGAGGACATCGCTCAGGGGCTGGGCCAAAATACACTCTGGATTAAGGTCGCTGCTGCAGTGAGTATTGTATTGTTGGCCGGTGGCTCAGTTGCGATCGCAGGTCCAATTGGTTTTGTCGGTCTGATCATTCCTCACATCGTCCGATTTTGGGTAGGCGTTGATTACCGCTGGATCTTGCCCTACTCCGCAATTACCGGAGCTATTCTTTTACTGATTGCCGATATTGGGGCAAGGCTGATTATTCAGCCCCAAGAGCTACCGGTCGGTCTGGTAATGCCGCTGGTGGGCGCACCATTTTTCATCTATCTGACTCGCTGGCAAGTAAGGCGTTGA
- a CDS encoding TonB-dependent siderophore receptor, translated as MVTKTVRLGLLAIGWLGMTPVAWAEQSNAENLGKTKHLANQPVEGLVAADQTIKTGKSLSQQPPASTVKDWIAQIKASQVQIISVNLEQTEAGLQMTLDTTDGTLETPATTVSENTLVAEIPNAVLSLPEEETFEQVNPVLGIALVSVTSLPNDQVRVAITGTDAPPTAEITASASGLAFAVLPGTVSTEGTEEEELEITVTAEQSGSEYFVPEAGVTRTDTPILDTPASVFVVPRQVFEDQGITKFSDALRTTPGVSQTSAPNANFNNVNIRGFDVSSPSLRNGVPEAFSFSLPRDLSNVERLEVLSGPASIVGGQISPGGIINIVTKQPLSSPFYELSASYGSFNTFDGGVDLSGPLNSDQTLSYRFNASYLHSDTRVDVDNVDVDRISIAPVLRWDISDQTKLTFEGLYLNSKTPQRTGLPAVGTVLDNPNGEVPRDQFVGEPDFDGNDRQIIQVGYNLEHQLSDNWKLHHTFRYNNFQIEQREAFADALQDDLRTLERSVFFGQDNFNNFQATAYITGQFETGPFTHKLSTGIDYSFEEDFFNFTFGSVDAGNIDIFEPVFTGIEGPIPVAEIQGRDTNRGIGLYLQDQLSLLDDRLIFVLGGRIDFIRSSTESFSDGTPEESQSDTAFSPRVGILFKPIENVSLYGSFSRSFQQVTGISATGELFSPSRGTQYEVGVKADWLDKRLSTTLAFFDITQSNVLTTDPNNPAFEIQTGEQHSRGVELSAQGEILPNWNVIASYAYTDAKVTEDNNIPVGNRFANVPEHSASLWTTYTIPSGSLAGLGFGLGLFYVGERQGDLENSFQIPSYFRTDAAIYYKRDRFKIGLNVKNLFDIDYIESSDDILRVNVADPLTVQLSVSYEF; from the coding sequence ATGGTTACCAAAACGGTACGACTTGGGCTGTTAGCGATAGGTTGGCTAGGGATGACACCTGTGGCTTGGGCCGAGCAGTCTAATGCAGAAAATTTAGGAAAGACCAAGCATTTAGCTAATCAGCCTGTAGAAGGACTTGTTGCTGCAGATCAGACCATTAAGACGGGAAAAAGCCTTTCTCAGCAACCCCCAGCTTCTACAGTCAAAGATTGGATAGCTCAAATTAAAGCATCACAAGTGCAAATTATCAGCGTCAATCTAGAACAAACTGAAGCCGGTTTACAGATGACGCTGGATACAACTGACGGGACTTTAGAAACTCCAGCAACAACGGTATCGGAGAACACTCTAGTTGCTGAAATTCCGAATGCAGTTTTATCACTGCCGGAGGAAGAGACGTTTGAGCAAGTTAACCCAGTGCTGGGGATTGCTCTAGTGAGCGTGACGAGTTTACCGAATGATCAGGTGCGGGTGGCGATTACGGGCACAGACGCTCCGCCTACGGCTGAAATTACAGCCTCTGCATCGGGTTTAGCCTTTGCCGTTTTGCCAGGAACCGTCAGTACTGAAGGCACTGAAGAAGAGGAGCTTGAGATTACCGTTACGGCAGAGCAGAGCGGATCTGAATATTTTGTGCCTGAAGCAGGTGTCACCCGCACTGATACTCCTATTCTCGATACCCCTGCCAGTGTGTTTGTGGTTCCGCGTCAGGTGTTTGAAGACCAGGGAATCACCAAGTTTTCTGATGCACTGAGAACGACACCCGGTGTATCACAAACGTCAGCGCCTAACGCTAACTTTAACAATGTGAATATTCGAGGCTTTGATGTCTCTTCTCCCAGTTTGAGAAATGGCGTCCCTGAAGCCTTTTCGTTCTCTCTGCCCAGAGACTTGAGTAATGTAGAGCGACTGGAAGTTCTCTCTGGCCCTGCATCTATTGTTGGTGGTCAAATTTCTCCCGGTGGCATCATCAATATCGTCACGAAACAGCCTCTTTCATCCCCTTTCTATGAGCTATCGGCCAGCTATGGCAGTTTCAATACCTTTGACGGAGGGGTAGATCTTTCCGGTCCTCTCAACAGCGATCAGACATTGAGCTACCGTTTCAATGCTTCGTACCTGCATTCAGATACACGTGTTGATGTAGATAATGTTGATGTTGATCGTATCTCAATCGCACCTGTACTGAGATGGGATATCAGCGACCAAACAAAGCTAACCTTTGAAGGACTGTACCTCAACTCAAAAACTCCTCAGCGAACTGGGTTACCTGCTGTTGGTACTGTTTTAGATAACCCCAACGGCGAAGTCCCGAGAGATCAGTTTGTGGGAGAACCTGATTTTGACGGTAATGATCGACAAATTATTCAAGTTGGCTATAACTTAGAGCATCAATTGAGCGATAACTGGAAGCTGCACCATACATTTCGCTACAATAATTTTCAAATTGAGCAAAGAGAAGCCTTTGCCGATGCGCTACAGGATGACTTGCGAACGTTAGAGCGATCTGTATTTTTCGGTCAAGATAATTTTAATAATTTTCAAGCAACTGCCTATATAACAGGTCAGTTTGAGACAGGACCTTTTACCCACAAGCTATCAACGGGTATTGATTATAGCTTTGAAGAAGACTTTTTTAATTTTACCTTTGGCTCTGTTGATGCTGGAAACATTGACATTTTTGAGCCAGTATTTACCGGTATTGAGGGGCCGATTCCTGTTGCTGAAATTCAAGGTAGAGATACAAATAGAGGGATAGGACTTTATCTTCAAGATCAGCTAAGCTTATTGGATGATCGCCTCATCTTTGTGCTAGGTGGGCGAATTGATTTTATACGTTCTTCCACTGAGAGTTTTAGTGACGGCACCCCGGAAGAATCTCAAAGTGATACAGCTTTTAGCCCCAGAGTCGGAATTCTTTTCAAGCCCATTGAAAATGTTTCTCTATACGGCAGCTTTAGCCGCTCCTTTCAACAAGTCACGGGCATTAGTGCGACTGGCGAACTATTTTCACCCTCTCGCGGAACTCAATACGAAGTTGGTGTCAAAGCGGACTGGCTCGATAAAAGACTCTCGACCACACTTGCTTTTTTCGACATCACTCAATCGAATGTTCTGACAACCGATCCTAATAATCCTGCCTTTGAAATTCAAACAGGAGAGCAGCACAGTCGTGGAGTTGAGCTATCGGCCCAGGGAGAAATTCTACCCAATTGGAACGTGATTGCGTCCTATGCCTACACAGATGCAAAAGTGACGGAAGACAATAATATTCCCGTGGGCAATCGCTTTGCAAATGTGCCGGAGCACTCTGCTAGCCTATGGACGACTTACACCATACCTAGCGGTAGCTTGGCAGGATTGGGTTTTGGTCTAGGGCTATTCTATGTCGGAGAGCGGCAGGGAGATTTAGAGAATTCTTTTCAAATACCGAGCTATTTCAGAACCGATGCAGCTATTTACTATAAACGCGATAGATTCAAAATTGGGTTGAATGTGAAAAATCTGTTTGACATTGACTATATAGAATCTAGTGACGACATTCTCAGAGTTAACGTCGCTGACCCCCTTACTGTCCAATTGTCAGTTTCTTATGAGTTTTAG
- a CDS encoding ABC transporter substrate-binding protein: MTALIIACNHASNPAVTSPTDCRTIQHAMGESCVPTTPQRLVALSSPTMADAIALGVRPIGTVLQDFDFQKAPPYLEGRLQGIEIVGKEEQPDLEKILSLKPDLIIGLQYDSEPVYDKLSQISPTVLDDWKGYPSWKEHFDFVAQALGKTEAAQQIWSQYDQRIQELRTALGPAYSDLEISFVRVCCGNWATDVKNSFSGMILEDVGLSRPPAQDIEVENGLVFLSEEALTQFDGDIIFLVVDADQDSADALEQLKQKPLWHKLKAVQQGKVYPVNLATWRGGNPLAADAVIDDLFKYLVKVPDSQGSKSDHKNTMAENAPTR, translated from the coding sequence ATGACCGCCTTGATCATCGCTTGTAATCACGCCTCAAATCCGGCTGTCACTTCCCCCACTGATTGTCGAACGATTCAACATGCAATGGGAGAAAGCTGTGTTCCTACTACCCCCCAGCGCTTAGTGGCCCTGAGTTCGCCCACAATGGCAGATGCGATCGCACTAGGCGTACGGCCGATTGGTACAGTTTTACAAGACTTTGATTTTCAAAAAGCTCCGCCCTATCTAGAAGGACGACTACAGGGCATTGAAATTGTAGGCAAAGAAGAGCAGCCTGACCTAGAAAAAATTCTATCGCTTAAACCCGATCTTATTATTGGCCTGCAATATGACTCTGAGCCAGTCTATGACAAACTCTCACAAATTTCTCCAACCGTTTTAGATGATTGGAAGGGCTACCCTTCTTGGAAAGAACACTTTGATTTTGTGGCTCAAGCTTTAGGTAAAACCGAAGCAGCCCAACAAATATGGTCGCAGTACGATCAACGTATTCAAGAGTTGAGAACAGCCCTTGGTCCAGCTTACTCGGATCTTGAAATCTCATTTGTGAGGGTCTGCTGCGGCAATTGGGCCACGGATGTCAAAAACTCTTTTAGCGGCATGATTCTTGAAGATGTCGGCCTAAGTCGTCCCCCTGCTCAGGATATTGAAGTTGAAAATGGACTTGTTTTTCTCTCTGAAGAGGCCCTCACTCAGTTTGATGGCGACATTATTTTTCTGGTTGTCGATGCAGATCAAGATTCTGCAGATGCCTTAGAGCAGCTTAAGCAGAAACCCCTTTGGCACAAACTGAAAGCTGTACAGCAAGGGAAAGTCTATCCCGTCAATCTTGCAACATGGCGGGGCGGAAATCCCTTAGCTGCTGATGCCGTAATCGATGACCTTTTCAAATATTTGGTAAAAGTTCCAGATTCACAAGGCTCGAAGTCAGATCACAAAAATACGATGGCCGAGAATGCTCCTACTCGATAA
- a CDS encoding MFS transporter — translation MHTFTLIWLGQLVSTIGSYMTSFALTLWAWQLTGSATALALVGFFYELPQIPVALFAGIIVDRFNRKYLMILGDAISALSTLILLLLHLTGQLHLWHLYLTSAAIGGFGQIQQLAYSTSITTLVPVQHYTRANSMNSVVHYGSIIIAPAAAGLLYPVIGLAGVLMIDLATFGVAIATLLLSHIPQPPPEKTGSAKQTGKLSRLWQETTFGIRYIWQHPHLLRLLIITALFWFFHDLGSAIDDPMILARSGSNAQVLGAIGTAAGIGGVTGAIVLTAWGGPKQRIHGLLIGFMGAGLAKTFFGLGQNLKVWVPAQFFSSLNFPLLGSSETAIWMESTTPEIQGRVFAANSLVLQGVSTIATLIAGPLAERIFEPAVHSKKVAWVVEPILGTQLGAGTALLYILTSLALVLVGVGGYCLPPLSQANDPALIDSQESHADE, via the coding sequence GTGCATACCTTCACTCTAATTTGGCTGGGTCAACTGGTCTCTACCATTGGCAGCTATATGACCAGCTTTGCTCTAACGCTTTGGGCATGGCAGCTTACAGGCTCCGCAACGGCTCTGGCGCTAGTGGGATTCTTTTACGAGTTACCTCAGATTCCGGTTGCCCTCTTTGCGGGCATCATTGTGGATCGCTTTAATCGCAAATATCTGATGATTTTGGGGGATGCAATTTCAGCCCTCTCTACCCTAATTCTGCTGCTGCTCCACTTAACCGGACAGCTCCACCTCTGGCATCTTTACCTGACTTCGGCTGCCATTGGCGGCTTCGGTCAAATTCAGCAGCTGGCCTATTCCACTTCCATAACGACACTGGTTCCGGTCCAGCACTATACCCGTGCCAACAGCATGAACTCTGTTGTGCATTATGGCTCTATTATTATTGCTCCGGCCGCAGCGGGCCTGCTCTACCCTGTCATTGGTTTAGCGGGGGTTTTGATGATTGATTTGGCGACCTTTGGCGTTGCGATCGCAACCCTGCTCCTCTCCCACATTCCTCAGCCCCCTCCAGAAAAAACAGGCTCTGCCAAGCAGACAGGAAAACTCTCTCGACTCTGGCAAGAAACCACATTTGGCATTCGTTATATCTGGCAGCATCCGCACCTACTGCGCTTGCTAATCATTACAGCCTTGTTTTGGTTCTTCCATGATCTCGGCAGCGCCATTGATGACCCCATGATTCTTGCTCGTTCCGGCAGCAACGCTCAGGTTTTGGGTGCTATTGGAACGGCTGCAGGTATCGGGGGCGTCACAGGTGCGATCGTGTTGACTGCTTGGGGCGGCCCTAAACAGCGTATTCATGGACTACTCATTGGTTTTATGGGGGCAGGACTCGCCAAAACATTTTTTGGACTGGGCCAAAATCTCAAGGTCTGGGTGCCTGCTCAGTTTTTTTCATCCCTTAACTTTCCGCTGTTGGGTAGCTCAGAAACAGCAATCTGGATGGAGAGCACTACACCTGAGATTCAAGGTCGAGTGTTTGCCGCGAACTCACTGGTGTTGCAAGGAGTAAGCACAATCGCAACCCTGATTGCCGGTCCTCTGGCTGAGCGTATTTTTGAACCTGCAGTGCATTCAAAAAAAGTGGCCTGGGTCGTTGAACCAATACTGGGAACTCAACTCGGTGCAGGCACTGCTCTACTTTATATCCTCACATCTTTGGCACTTGTGTTAGTTGGGGTGGGTGGATATTGCTTACCGCCTTTGTCTCAGGCAAACGATCCAGCACTGATTGACAGCCAGGAATCGCACGCAGATGAATAG
- a CDS encoding TMEM165/GDT1 family protein, whose amino-acid sequence MLTAFTASLVLITVSELGDKTFFISVILAMRHRRRWVFVGAVTALALMTALSVLVGQAATLMPQHILKWIEISLFIIFGLKLLYQASRMPKTGCASEEQEAAAAVEKAEQTRNSTPFAVIAETFGLTFIAEWGDRTQIATIALAAANPPIGVVLGAVLGHAICAAIAVSSGRFICGRISERTLTAAGGGLFLLFAVVALRSS is encoded by the coding sequence ATGTTAACCGCATTTACAGCCAGCCTTGTATTAATCACCGTTTCTGAGCTAGGCGACAAAACCTTCTTTATTTCCGTGATTCTGGCAATGCGCCATCGTCGTCGCTGGGTTTTTGTTGGGGCCGTCACAGCTCTGGCCTTAATGACAGCGCTATCAGTACTCGTCGGGCAAGCTGCTACCCTAATGCCTCAGCACATCTTGAAATGGATCGAGATAAGTTTATTTATCATCTTCGGTCTGAAGCTGCTTTACCAAGCCAGCAGAATGCCTAAAACAGGCTGTGCTTCTGAAGAACAAGAAGCCGCGGCAGCCGTGGAAAAAGCTGAACAAACACGGAACAGCACGCCTTTTGCAGTCATTGCGGAAACCTTCGGGCTAACCTTCATTGCCGAGTGGGGCGATCGCACTCAAATTGCCACCATAGCCCTCGCAGCAGCTAATCCCCCCATTGGGGTTGTATTAGGAGCCGTACTGGGTCATGCAATCTGTGCCGCAATTGCGGTGAGCAGCGGTCGATTCATCTGCGGACGGATCTCAGAACGGACCCTTACGGCGGCAGGGGGTGGGCTCTTTTTACTGTTTGCAGTTGTGGCCCTGCGGTCTTCCTGA
- a CDS encoding ABC transporter substrate-binding protein, producing the protein MTKGKSAFKATPIQESNDLSAEIRLDQPAQRIVCLTATGLDCLVELGLEPVGYLNQGVADRPEFYGDRARSFMNAGSWIFPNWKAIRQSHPDLILGWHFPHRFYKQLNRIAPLLLVEGAGYDAAVARLQRVGRWTGRERQGKDAIATLTQQIRDMQRLLQHQSQPTVIVMGGATINRRLNCYPVETDTGTVGSVLQQFTNFPWSKPKPERREVGLIYLSLQRILTVDPDIIFVQSFSPKNKPLSEQLHQHPTWRQLKAVQTQQVYEIEPFWHWGNGTRLIGLMLERLLPLIYPQSFAETNVQGVR; encoded by the coding sequence CCTGCTCAACGGATTGTTTGCCTGACGGCAACCGGGCTTGATTGCTTGGTTGAACTGGGGCTAGAGCCAGTGGGCTATCTTAATCAGGGCGTCGCTGACCGACCGGAGTTTTACGGCGATCGCGCTCGATCATTCATGAACGCCGGATCGTGGATTTTTCCAAACTGGAAAGCTATTCGCCAAAGCCATCCCGATTTGATTTTAGGCTGGCATTTCCCCCACCGTTTTTATAAGCAACTCAACCGTATTGCGCCGCTCTTGCTGGTGGAAGGAGCGGGTTATGATGCCGCTGTCGCTAGACTGCAGCGGGTCGGTCGTTGGACGGGGCGAGAGAGACAGGGGAAGGATGCGATCGCAACCCTCACCCAACAGATTCGAGATATGCAACGGCTGCTACAGCACCAATCTCAACCGACTGTAATAGTCATGGGCGGTGCAACCATCAATCGCAGGTTGAACTGCTATCCCGTAGAAACGGATACGGGGACGGTCGGTAGTGTTCTGCAGCAATTTACAAATTTCCCTTGGTCAAAGCCAAAGCCTGAGCGCAGAGAAGTTGGACTGATCTACCTCTCGCTGCAGCGAATTTTGACGGTTGATCCTGATATTATTTTTGTGCAATCTTTTAGTCCTAAAAATAAACCGCTCTCTGAGCAGCTTCATCAGCATCCGACCTGGAGGCAGCTTAAGGCTGTGCAGACTCAACAGGTCTATGAAATTGAGCCATTTTGGCACTGGGGCAACGGCACTCGTTTGATCGGGTTAATGTTAGAGCGGCTTCTGCCCCTTATCTATCCTCAATCTTTTGCAGAGACTAATGTACAGGGAGTGAGATAG
- a CDS encoding helix-turn-helix transcriptional regulator — protein MTLFLSIPEYLSQYPDAAELQQAIRQPWSIPLNDATGRSYGYRQDVNLRPGLSVLIDDYTLQDDLIVELSSSQGYEPARLGLEMSFLLSGHNRAEGVQVHHNFLDVSWDSSDGGQFDWQAGERILKLDIHIEPYLFETLVGEQLEALPCTFCELMRNPQFSHKKFRQVAPTTATMQTALHQILHCPYQGLTRWLFWESKVLELIALRLDQMSQSSAPLMTPNWSTDDVDRIHYASSILLKHLVDPPSLEQLAQLAGLNDRKLKEGFRQVFGTTVFGYLTQYRMEKACQLLRQQQSVAAVAIAVGYASPTAFSGTFRRRFGMSPKGYQVAKRRRYS, from the coding sequence ATGACTCTGTTTCTCTCTATCCCTGAATATTTGAGCCAGTATCCTGACGCAGCGGAATTGCAGCAAGCTATTCGGCAGCCGTGGAGTATTCCTCTCAACGATGCTACGGGACGTAGTTATGGCTACCGTCAGGATGTCAACCTGCGACCAGGGTTATCCGTCTTAATTGATGACTATACGCTCCAGGACGATTTGATTGTCGAATTGAGCAGTAGTCAAGGTTATGAACCTGCTCGACTGGGATTAGAGATGAGCTTTCTCCTCTCGGGTCATAACCGAGCTGAAGGGGTTCAAGTCCACCATAATTTTCTCGATGTCAGTTGGGATAGTTCAGATGGTGGACAGTTTGACTGGCAAGCTGGAGAACGGATCTTGAAGCTTGATATTCATATCGAACCTTATCTATTCGAGACCCTTGTGGGTGAACAGCTTGAGGCGCTCCCCTGCACCTTCTGTGAGCTAATGCGAAATCCGCAGTTCAGTCATAAAAAATTCAGGCAGGTTGCTCCGACGACGGCCACCATGCAAACGGCTCTTCATCAAATTTTGCATTGTCCTTACCAAGGCTTAACCCGCTGGCTCTTTTGGGAAAGCAAAGTCTTAGAGCTGATCGCGTTACGGCTAGATCAGATGAGCCAATCAAGCGCTCCATTGATGACCCCCAATTGGTCTACAGACGATGTGGATCGTATCCATTACGCTAGCAGTATTTTACTTAAACACTTGGTTGATCCGCCTTCTCTTGAGCAACTAGCGCAGCTAGCAGGACTCAATGATCGCAAGCTCAAAGAAGGCTTTCGGCAGGTGTTCGGTACAACTGTTTTTGGCTACTTAACCCAGTATCGGATGGAAAAAGCCTGCCAGCTTCTTAGGCAGCAACAATCAGTGGCGGCGGTCGCGATAGCCGTTGGCTATGCTAGCCCCACAGCCTTTAGTGGCACGTTCCGGCGACGGTTTGGGATGTCCCCCAAAGGGTACCAGGTGGCAAAACGTAGAAGATATTCGTAA